cagcctcagctatgcagagtttctgatacagtcaaggggcgctcaactgccagactcaatacaccaaggccgaggtttcatggaaatttctgagatcaacaagcggcccagatcaacaagtggcccagggaagaaagggggggtatgaatgcaccaccacagaaggacccacattggagaagtttgtggaggactgtctcccgtgggagggacaccatgctggagcaggggaagagtgtgaggagtcctccccctgaggaggaaggagcagcagaaacaatgtgtgatgaactgactgcatcctccattccccgtccccccgcaccgctcagggggaggaggtagagaaaattgggagcaaagttgagcctgggaagaagggaggggtggggggaaggtgttttaagatttggttttatttctcattaccctactgaATTGAAGAATAGGATGATAAAAGTTAATGCGATCTATTTGTAGCTTAGCAACTTAGATAGATGCTGTTGTAAACATACTGAAGAATAAGGCAAGACGCTGCAACCTTGGTGCAAGCAAGAATTGCATAGATAACAGGAACTCCATTGTCTACAAGAAGCAGTCATCTGGCTGAGACTGGGTTTTACGATTTGGAACTCAGCCAACTCAGCATTCTGGGCCAAAGGTGAAAATACATGGTGAAGACGACTGTGAGCCTTCATCCAAAAGACCCCAACAGATGACCACCCAATGGCAGTGCGCAAGCGCCAGAAGGAGGAGATTTATGATACTGAGTACCTGAGGATGACATCATAGTTACGCCTATTAATTGTAATAACCCAATCTACCGTAATGAATATGCAGGGAATACCTGTAAGTCGTGAGGAGACGTCCTACGCGAGGTAAAGAGCATTGGTGCTCACCCCTGGAaaagttggggtttggggtttgagtccccataaggtggtatcctcaagtgccttggggtctcctaactgAAGTGAtaggagttgtatgtggcattgccgtaattatagtcatctgttgtaaaatccagTACTGTGTATTATGGTTTAAGCCGATCTGTGCAGACTTGTGGCAAACGGTTTACGGTTAACGACTTATGCTATATGTGAACTTGATTATTTTAATTGATAtagtttgtggtgtgagtgagaagcaTAACGGGCCCcgttgtgtgactgagtgtctgcattgtatgtgtgagacgcagcgcagctgtgaagcgagtgcggagttctgatccgcggttctgTGTTCTctgcgaggagagcggccggaaaTGAACGAAGTGAAAGAAGTAACATATGTACGAGTTTTGGTTATGAGAAAGATATCTTTGACATACTGACATATTGAAAATAGTtgtacctttaaaatttatattgaagTATATTTGTTGTAATCTGGCAAGCAGGATGGGGGATCAACAGAGTGGAGGTATTGTGAAAAAGAGCCCCTTAGGCTGTATTTTAGCACATTGGAAGGATATAGGGGGAACCCCAGGTGGGAGCATGAGTAAAAAAACTCTGataaaatattgtaatcaatggtggctcTTATATAAGTTggaggatgaagaaaaatggccCTTTAATGGAACCTTGAACTATAATACTTTGTTACAATTAATGTTGTTtctaagaagggaaggaaaatgggatgaggttgtttatgctgatatgtttttcactttgcgaaaccatccggaatggcacaaggagtgcggtataaatttagcacctcaagacccttttgtattggcattagagctagggaaacagcagcagggcATGGAATTTTTGGTTGATACCGGGGCTACGTTCTCGGTTTTAAATCAAACCTTGACACCCATAGACGATGATTTTGTAACGGTAAGGGGAGCCACTGGCCAGAGTGAGAAGGCGTATTTTCTAAAACCCCTTAAGTTTAAGTTAGGGAAACAATTGGGAATGCATAAATTTTTGTATATGCCCAATTCACCAAGACCCCTATTAGGGTGAGACCTATTAGAACAATTAGAGGCAGAAATAAGATTTGAGAAAGGAAGAATAGAGTTCCGAGTAGGAAATGATCGGCTTGTTGAAATTTTGAGTCTAGCCCTCATAAGTACCCCTGTTGGTTCAGGAATACCTGAGGAAATCCAGAACCAAGTATATCCAGGAGTATGGGCTTCAGAAATACCAGGAAGGGCGAAAAATACCTCTCCAATATTAATCAAACTCAAGCAAGGGACACGGCCTGTGAGAATTAAACAATATCCCCTTAGAATGGAAGATAGGGAAGGGATTTGACCTATAATTGACTGATTTATTGAAAATGGACTATTAATAGagtgtgaatcagaatataacgcTCCTATCTTGCCGGTTAAGAAACCACATGGCAGTTATAGAATAGTACAGGATCTCAGAGCTATTAATAAAATTGTCGAAGATCTGGCCCCTGTTGTGGCAAATCCATATACATTGTTAACCAAATTAGCACCTGAATTAGCTTGGTTTACCGTATTGGACCTGAAAGACGCCTTCTTTTGTTTACCCTtgagcccagaaagccagctgctgtttgcatttgaatgggaGAATCCAGACTCCAGAAGAAAGGCACAGTTAACATGGACTGTGCTACCACAGGGTTTTAAAAATAGCCCCACACTTTTCGGTAACCAGCTAACCAAAGATCTAGAACAATGGGAGCTACCACACAGAGTTGGAATAAtattacaatatgtggatgaccTATTGATAGCCACTGAAACAAAAGAACTATGTATATCATGGACAGTCAGCCTGTTAAACTTTCTTGGACTAAATGGCTATGAGGTCTCTCCACAGAAAGCTCAGATAGGTCACCAGTTGTTGAGCTATCTTGGATATGAGATCACGGCTGGACAGCGGACACTCGGGGCCGCAAGAAAAGAGGCCATCTGTCAGACTCCTAAGCCCCAAACAGTTAAAGAGCTCCGAACCTTCTTAGGCATGACAGGGTGGTGCCGTCTATGGATTTATGAAGGCACCAACTTTGGGACTACCGAATACCACCAAACCTTTTTGGCTATTCTCGCATGAGAAACAGGGAATAGCCTTGGGAGTTCTGGCCCAGAATATAGGACCATATCGGAGGGCAGTGGCGTACTTTTCCAAACAGCTTGATGAAGTAAGTAGGGGCTGGCCCAGCTGCCTGAGGGCAGTAGCTGCAGTAGCGTTAAACATTCAAGAGGCACGTAAGTTCACATTGGGCCAAAAGATTACAGTACTGGTATCTCACACTGTGTCGGCGGTACTGGAGGTAAAGGGAGGGCATTGGCTCTCACCTCAGAGGTTCCTCAAGTACCAAGCTATCCTGGTGGAgaaggatgatgtggaaatagtggtcactaacattgtcaatccagcatcTTTCCTTAGAGGGACCACGGGGGAACCAGTATCACATGACTGCTTGGAAACAATTGAAGCAGTCTATTCCAGCCGACCCGACCTAAAAGAGGAGCTGCTGGAAGATGCTGAAGATTCCTGGTACACCGACGGAAGCAGCTTTGTTCGACAAGGCGTCCGCAAAGCGGGATACGCGGTAACCACCGCGGATCAGGTAATAGAGTCCAAAGCTCTTGCCCCAAACACCTCGgcacaaaaagcagaaatcataGCTCTAACTCGAGCACTGGAACTAGCCAAAGGCAAGAGAATTAACATCTGGACAGACtccaaatatgcttttggagtagtccatgctcatggagctatatGGAAAGAGAGAGGACTCCTGTCTACTCAAGGAAAACATataaaacatgctgaagaaaTTCTTAGGCTCTTAAAAGCAGTATTGTTGCCCAAAAAggtggctattatgcattgtaaagctcatcagaGAGGAAACACCGCTCAAGAATTAGGTAATGCTATGGCAGATCACGAGGCCAAAAGGGTGGCAGAGAAAAATGATTTAGAGGTGCAGTCTTTGATCCCAGACAGTAAAATACAAATTGAAAGCGAACCTAAGTATTCTAAAGAAGATCAGAAATTAATTGAAGACCTGGaggcagaaatagaaaaagatgaGTGGGCAAAAACTtcacaaggaaaaataataataccaTTAGCATTGTTATGGGCTGTAGTTATGGCAGAACATAGAAAATCCCATTGGGGAGTAGAGGCCCTATACAAATACTTGAGTCGACTGATAGTCACTCAGAACTTGTATAccactgtgtcctggttccagctgggacagggttaactttcttcccagtagcttaggggtgtgctgtgttttgggtttagtgtgaaaggagcgttgatggcccattgatgctttggctgttgctgggtgatgcttgcaccgggaggggggagcacagccggggtggtggaccgagctggccaatggggtattctataccatgtgacgtcatgctcagtataaaaaccaggtgtggggggggggctcgccccccgttcgtgacacgcggtcggcggtcggtgagcggttgtgttgtgcattgcctgctttgtgtattctgttattgttgttgttctcattgttattattactgttctacttagttttatttcaattattaaactgtttttatctcaacccgggagctttcctacttgtgccctcccgattctctcccccatcccaccggggggggtgatcgagcggctgcgtggcgtttatttttgctggctggggttaaaccacgacacactgttAAGCAGGTAACATTACAGTGTGAGGTTTGTTTACAAAATAACCCTAAAACAGGATCTAAGGCCCAATTCGGACATTATCCAGGACAACAGTGGCAAATTGATTTCTcggaactcccaagaaaaggggggtttCGGTATCTGTTGGTCTTGACAGACACCTTTTcaggatggccagaagctttcccttgctgAACTAATAAAGCTAAAGAGGTAACTAAAATAATATTGCAAGAGATAATACCGAGATTTGGAGTTCCCGCGGTAATCTCGTCAGATCGGGGCCCTCACTTTATTGCAAAAGTCATTCAGCAAGTTAGCAAGCTTTTGGGAATAGATTGGCAATTACATACCCCGTATAATCCACAATCAAGTGGTCAAGTGGAAAAGATGAACCACCTGATTAAGTTGCAAATTGTAAAATTGGGACAGGAGGCCAATTTATCTTGGCCCCAATCATTGCCCTTGGCACTCCTGAGAATAAGAACTAAGCCCAGAACTAAGGAAGGGttaagttcttttgaaataatgtatGGGAGACCTTACATTGTACAGGCAGGAACATCAACTCAGATTGGAAATGAGATATTGACTGATTATGTAATAAGCTTGCAAAAGCAGCTTCGGGAAACAGAGAAATTGGTCTTGGGAACTAGAGCCCGAGGCCTCGATGGGCCTGTGCATAATATTGAACCTGGTGACTATGTATATGTAAGATCTCTTATAGATTCACCCCTGGAGTCAAAGTGGGAAGGtccgttccaggtgttgctgacctCACATACGGCAGTCAAGATTAAGGAGCAAGCATCGTGGATACACCATACTAGAGTTAAGAAAGCCCTTCGACCACAATGGAAGTCAACACCATCTGGACCTTTGAAATTACGCATTCAACGAAGAGATGGACATTGATCATGGGTATAGTAGGACTATGGTTGAAAGCCGTAAGCGCATGGGATCAAAATTCGTACATACGAATGACCAAATCGGTAGTAGACAGTCTGAATCTTTCGGACTGCTGGATCTGTACAGCTCTTCCCAGAGGAAATTTAGAAACACCGATGTTTGGAGTTCCGGTTTTTAACTGGTCCATACTTTATGAAGCCACTAAAGTACAtatgtggaaaaaaggaaaagcatctaaattaaaatgtaaaaccaaTGCGACAAATAGGGAAGAAAGGCCTACATTTGAGTTGCAACTCTGGGATGaaggagtgaaaatattttttgagaattgCAGAAACAAGAGTGCTGGAGGATGTACTAAAGCCTCCCACTTTGGAAACTTTGGGTCGAGTAACATAACTATTATTAATTTGCAAGATAAAACATCGATTGACACTTTGGGTGACTTAGACTATCAAAACGAAACAAAAATGAGGGACTTAAAAGTATATCTAAAGGGAGTCTATCATAATCAGTCAATCCAATGGGAAAGCAGTTCGGTCAGTTCAGTGCCTAGCTGTCCAACCCCTCAAGGAATCTGGTGGCTGTGTGGGGATGGGCGTGCTAGGAAATCATTACCCAATTATTGGAGTGGGATCTGTACTTTAGGATATGTAATTCCTCAGAACAGAGTATATAATCACTCGCATCCTCCACCAGGAATTATACGAACGCACTGGCGAAAGGTACGCGAGGTCCCGACTAATCCCCTCGCGGAAAGGCCAACAGCTTTCCATAGTTTTGTGAGATGGTACTTTCCCCAGTTAGGAGTAAGAGAATTAGAAAGGGCTATAGTAAATATTTCAGCCACTGTGGAAAAGATTGAAAATCTTACCATAGATGCTGTCCTGGGACTGCAAACTGAAGTATCATCCTTCAGTAAGGTGGTCCTGCAAAATCGTATGGCCTTAGATTTAATCATGGCAAAGGAGGGAGGGGTCTGCCTGGTAATAAATCAAAGTTGCTGTTCCTATATAGATCAAGAACAAAGGATTGAAACAGACATAACACGAATCTGGCAACAGTCAAGGGTGTTACATGAGGTAACACAGGATGATACCTCACTGGGTCTTTTTGAACTTTGGAAAAAGCTTACTTCTTGGTTACCTAATTTCACGTGGCTCAAACAGCTCTTTATAGCAGTAATTATGCTCATTATTTTGGGAGTAGTAGTTTGCTGTATGTTGCAGTGCTTTATGTGGATGTGTAAACAAACCGGAAACACTtatgaagaaaggaagaggcaCAGGCTAAGACAAAAAGTAGAAGAGGGTAAATACTTCACCAGGACTCTTGACAGGAATGGCATTATATAGCAAAagaatttgcaaaaggaaaaagaaaaggggggacttGAATTGAAGAATAGGATGATAAAAGTTAATGCGACCTATTTGTAGCTTAGCAACTTAGAGAAGATAGATGCTGTTGTAAACACACTGAAGAATAAGGCAAGACGCTGCAACCTTGGTGCAAGCAAGAATTGCATAGATAACAGGAACTCCATTGTCTACAAGGAGCAGTCATCTGGCTGAGACCGGGTTTTATGATTTGGAACTCAGCCAACTCAGCATTCTGGGCCAAAGGTGAAAATACATGGTGAAGATGACTGTGAGCCTTCATCCAAAAGACCCCAACAGACGACCACCCGATGGCAGTGCGCAAGCGCCAGAAGGAGGAGATTTATGATACTGAGTACCTGAGGATGACATCATAGTTACACCTATTAATTGTAATAACCCAACCTACCGTAATGAATATGcatgttttgtgtaataaatggATGCTTGTTTCATGATCCGGTGTGCAAGTTAGGAGGAGCGATCCCCCTTGCACCCGGCGCCGTAATAAAtatacctgctttataactctttgtgaGTTGTAGAGTTTGTTTCCGCGCGTCAATTCTCTGATTTGACTGGtaatagattaaattaatttttccccaagtcgagtctgttttgcccatgacggtaattgctgagtgatgtctccctctccttatctcgacccacgagcctttcattatattttctctaccctgtccagctgaggagggggagtgacagagcagctttggtgggcacctggcatccagccaaggtcaacccaccacattagCAGGAAATGAGACTGTTTGTTTGAGACCTTATTTCTGACAAGACAAGGTAAATGGATCTGCCCTTTGAGCTGTTCGACTTCTCTTCACCTGTCTGAGCCAATTTTCTGAAGTGTGATAGCTTCAGTTAGGAGTGTTGGAAACTCACACTCTAAAATcatgttttcagggttttttttaaataacctgtaTTGCAGTAGCTAAAGCCACATCTTCAATGGTCTTACCAAGTTTCTTTCTGATTCAGGTGATGTATCTTCCCCCCCataggtggggtttttgttgtgggttttttttcgttGTTTTTTTGTACCATTTGCTGCAGCAGTGTTCTCTGAGAGCAAGTTTCACCAGAAActtgggggtttggggttgggtttttttgagtgggTTTTGGTGTGGggtgttgtggtggtttttttttgttttttggttattttgggggggggaaagtggggtgatgggggttttttgttgtgtgttttggtttgtggttttttttttttttaaactatgtgcCAGATGCATTTGAGTTTACCGTTCTAAAGGttatttgtattttgcaaagaTGTTTCCTAGACTACTATAATGAGTCTTGTACATGAGAAATTGTCTGCAAAGACATTGTGCATAAGCTCTATTTACATGATTATTTTACAAGACTAAAACTGTATAAAGAAATGAGCGCTGCAGGAGTTACAGTAATGCTTAAGATATGACTGGATTTCACTTGGCTCTAGAAGATAGAGTTGGAACCACATCCACAACTGTATACCCaatcaggaataaaaaaaaaggaggagtcaTGCAAATGGTTGATTGATGCACAAACCAGAACATTTGTATTATTAGTATTCAAAAATTATCCAAATAGCCATTAAGAGGATAATCAAGGATATGCTATACTGAAAAGCATTAGTagaatagaaacaaacaaactggCATCctctttacaaaataaatatcACTGATGCGTAGTCATGTGCCTCTTCATACTTCTCTGATATCTGTGTTCTTTTGAAACAAGCAAGCactcagaatgtgaaactgtaatAGTAAAGTTCGTAGAGTCAGACAAAGGGCTGATGACATTTCTTGTTCTACGATGACTGCAGTTGAAAACAAGAAGCTAATCAGGCTGACAGTTCTAGAACCAAATATTCCAGAACcctaatttctttgaaaaatattgaaaaatcttttgcaaaggatttttatttccacaaaaaagaGAGCACCTGGCCTTCACTCtgatatgaaacaaaaataatgccaaaaTGTTGATGTTTTTCTGCTGTTACAGCAACAGGCCATTAAACCTTGATGCTTTTCTGGAAGTTAAGTCCCGTCTCCTAGCCAATTCTTCCCATCTCAGCCAAGCTCAAATCATATTAAGAACAAAGCAGTTGTTTTGACTAAATAATtacatacttttctttttccaaacagaaaaaataaaattgctaatGAACTCTCTTCAGCTACTGCAGAAGGAAATCAATAAAGTATATGTTGTATATGGATGGATTAATTGTTTGTGTTTCTATCTAATATAGATAAATATGATATAAATATGTCTGCCAAATTTAATGAAGATGGATACTCTTCTTCACGGGTACTGTTTGAAGAAAACACACCTCTAATGGATGACTACCCTGAACAAAGATCAATCAGTGGAAAATTTGGTTGTCTTTGGAACTTCTGCAGAGGAAGTTGTGAAGGAAATTCGCTTTAGGAATGAGCAGAAAACGTGACTGACTGTTAGTGCAGGTATTCAGACACATATGAATGATAATGCTTTGTATTTCCACAATGTATTCCACACTAATCTCAGAGGGTATTACAAGTATAAGaagtttctttttgcttctttattcTTGAAATAGTGTGGAAGAATGACCAGTGGGCTCAGGAGCTAATCTTAGCACTGGTGGCATTTCTTTTAGTGCTTCATGTAAATTGTTTTCTTAAGCCTGTGGTCATAGAGAAATCTGTCACTGTTTGCTAAATTGCTGTTAGCTTGAATAGCAGATCCATATTGTCAAGTATTTCTAACAGTTCCCCACACTGTTCCTTGCTTAAGGCaatattaaaattcatttaaaagttAGTTCTCAGAGAAGTAAATATGTGTTGAAGTTAATACACTATCTAGTAGCTCTTTAATATTTACTGTTCAAGTTTTATGTCTTTTAACTTCAGGCAATCTATCTGTAAGTCTCCACTGTTTTGATGATAATCTGGATTAGGTCATTAAAAAAAGTGTATGTTCTTAGCCACTTAGTTTGGATGCCATCCTAACTGCTTTGTGAACAAGGTCAGTTGAGGCATCAGGGAGTGCTGAGCTTCATGAAGGAGATGTGGAAGGCCAGGGAAATGTTGAATGTAAGTAGAGGTAAAGGAACAGCTAGTAGGAAGAAGCAGAATGAGACCCCCAACATGTATGTTATCTCGTGAGTGgtagcaaaataataattttgttctaCTGAAATTTTGTCTTCCTAAGGATAAGTTACTATTTAGAAAACAGATGTAGCTTTTATAAGTGCATCAGGGGTTTTAAGcccaaaaatgaaaaacagaaggctaactgaaaaatactgataaGCAATAATAAATAGAATTACTTCTACCATCTTGATGAATACATTACACCAGTGAGCAAATAAAAATTTAGGCCACTAGGGCTGTAGCGcagaataattctttttttttttcttgctaaccAATCCCAGAGTTCATTTGTAAAAACAGTTACTTAGATAGAAAAGAGCAATCCCTCCTTATCCCTACCAgtgtcagtggaaagaaaaaaaaaaaaaattctaaatgacTACATAGCAGTGGTAGTCCACAAAAGACTTTAGTTTGGTaaattttgtcaaaataatttaGTCTTTTTGCTGAACTACAAGGAAGAAATATCTCCTTCACATTAGAGTTTATTATAACTGCTGTTGTAAACACTTCCTTTTGTCTTACCATAATCACCATCATAAAATCGTTCAATCATGTAACTGATGTTATGTTTAAACACTTGATATTTAAGCCCTCATGACTGATTAGTGCATTTATGTTACCCTGACTATCTCAAAATAGTAGGTACGCTTTACCTGGCGCATCAATTATATTTAAACTaccatatgtatttatattctgACATGCCTATTACAAAAATTTTTTTGCAGAATTGTAACAGATCTGGTTATTATCAGTTATCGTGGTTCTTTTGCTTATGTTTAGTCTCTACCAAATGTGTAGGCTACTCTTGTACTTTTAAATATTGTACAATTGAAATTAAACATTGTcttgggtgttggtttttttgtttgattgtgtttttttttttttaaggaatagcTCCAAATACAATGTCAGCAAAAATGTGCAGTGATCATAATAAACCTAATGGCCAATGCAGAATTGCTTCTGAGAGACAAGCAGTGCTAAACTTCCTAAAAGATTTGCCCATTAGAAAGGTAAGAGAGACCATGACATTTactattgtggtgggttgaccctggctggatgtctcaaggttataattttgctgctgttttatgaggtgaatAAAATCactggtcgtaagtctaatctggtatctgtactcggcactgccgtcatttctgtacctcgggaaccacctcttagaaactattagtaattgcacttttttctcctcagagaatgaatttaagggggagacaggatgggacactttctcccacttgttcatcttcccttccatatcgtcagaaactcctttttcttctatcctcttcacaaagatgtccacaatattccctgagaattttgaatatgcttgggatgttcaaacaagcatgttcatattgctatgtatcctgaatgtggttcaggtcttgtttagggttaaacaactattcaggaatactgtccagagatcaaccccggcaacagacacggtggctactcaaacccccacgacaggcactgcggctactgcaacccccacgacaggcactgtagcttctccaacccctgcgacaggcattgcggctactcaaaccctggcaacaggcaccgtagcttctccaacccccgcaacaggcactgtggctactcaaacctcggcaacagtcactacagttactccaacccccgcaacaggcactgcagctacccaaaccccagcaacaggcactacagctgaaccagaggaccaacccttgctggtatcagtcgcccctgtacagaagaggaaatcttggaagtggaagtcaggtcgtttagaaagggatgatggaaaagcagggccatcacgaggaggggaggaggaagaggaagaactcataaacgagacggaaaccacccgatccctatccttGGGTGATGTTGCTatatatgcagaaagatttcagtcctcgtccaggcgagcatattgttacctggctgctccgatgctgggataatggggccagtagcctggaattagaggggaaggaagccaaacagctgggatcccttgctagggaagggggcattgacaaagcaattggaaaagggacacaggtcctcagcctctggaggcgactgctgtcaggcgtgaaggaaaggtatcccttcaaggaagatgttatatatcgcccaggcaaatggaccactatggagagaggtaccCAGTAACTgggagaattaggcatgctggaggtggtttatagtgacctggacaaccaccaaatgcccaaagatccaaatgaagtccagtgcacccgacccatgtgg
This region of Calonectris borealis chromosome W, bCalBor7.hap1.2, whole genome shotgun sequence genomic DNA includes:
- the LOC142074980 gene encoding syncytin-A-like codes for the protein MRDLKVYLKGVYHNQSIQWESSSVSSVPSCPTPQGIWWLCGDGRARKSLPNYWSGICTLGYVIPQNRVYNHSHPPPGIIRTHWRKVREVPTNPLAERPTAFHSFVRWYFPQLGVRELERAIVNISATVEKIENLTIDAVLGLQTEVSSFSKVVLQNRMALDLIMAKEGGVCLVINQSCCSYIDQEQRIETDITRIWQQSRVLHEVTQDDTSLGLFELWKKLTSWLPNFTWLKQLFIAVIMLIILGVVVCCMLQCFMWMCKQTGNTYEERKRHRLRQKVEEGKYFTRTLDRNGII